Proteins from one Desulfitobacterium chlororespirans DSM 11544 genomic window:
- a CDS encoding GNAT family N-acetyltransferase: MHIIIEKGLESDIEELALLYDDLNDYLARGENYPGWRKGLYPIRENAVEGIANRHLYVARASGKLAGSIILNHEPVPAYHGANWGIDADYSEIFVIHTFAVHPAYLKQGIGSSLIEFAVHYSINEHIKSIRLDVYDHNLPAIRLYEKSGFTYVGTVDLGLGHYGLDYFRLYEKLL; encoded by the coding sequence ATGCACATTATAATTGAAAAAGGGCTTGAATCGGATATAGAAGAGCTGGCCTTGCTTTATGACGATTTGAATGATTATCTGGCCAGAGGTGAAAATTATCCAGGCTGGAGAAAAGGCCTCTATCCTATTCGTGAAAATGCTGTAGAAGGGATTGCCAACAGGCATCTCTACGTTGCCAGAGCATCCGGGAAACTAGCCGGGTCGATTATTCTCAACCATGAGCCGGTACCTGCATACCACGGGGCGAACTGGGGCATTGACGCAGATTATTCGGAGATTTTTGTAATCCATACCTTTGCCGTCCACCCTGCCTATTTGAAACAAGGTATTGGATCATCCTTAATCGAATTTGCGGTACATTACAGCATCAATGAACATATCAAATCCATCAGGCTTGATGTCTATGACCATAACCTTCCAGCTATCAGACTCTATGAAAAAAGCGGCTTTACCTATGTGGGTACCGTAGATTTAGGGCTAGGTCATTACGGACTGGATTACTTTAGATTATATGAAAAGCTTCTGTAG
- a CDS encoding SPL family radical SAM protein yields MEFIPAKTILSGYAENNLWFGCNYTMNIYKGCCHGCIYCDSRSECYRVDDFDEVRAKENALALIERELMSKRRKGVVGTGAMSDPYNPFEKKYELTKGALELIHRYGFGAAIATKSDLIVRDRELLKKIGKHSPVLVKMTVTTADDALCRKIEPHAALSSRRLEAIAELTQEGIFAGILLMPVLPFIEDTEENISRIIDLAHQKGAKFIYPAFGVTLRQNQRAWYYEKLAELFPSLKEKYIETYGNAYECRSLKAGELWSLFQDKCNQYGILYKMPDIIASYKGPCRLEQLSLFE; encoded by the coding sequence ATGGAATTCATTCCTGCCAAAACAATTTTATCCGGGTATGCTGAAAACAACCTCTGGTTCGGCTGCAATTATACGATGAATATCTACAAGGGCTGCTGTCATGGCTGCATTTACTGTGACAGCCGGAGCGAATGTTACAGAGTGGATGATTTCGATGAGGTAAGAGCTAAGGAAAACGCCCTTGCCTTAATTGAACGCGAGCTCATGTCAAAGCGGAGAAAGGGTGTTGTCGGCACAGGAGCCATGAGTGATCCCTACAACCCATTTGAAAAAAAGTATGAGCTGACAAAAGGCGCCTTGGAGCTGATCCATCGGTACGGATTTGGTGCGGCCATTGCCACGAAAAGCGATCTGATTGTCCGGGACAGAGAACTTCTCAAGAAGATAGGCAAGCATTCACCGGTGCTGGTCAAGATGACGGTGACCACGGCCGATGATGCTCTGTGCCGTAAAATTGAACCTCATGCAGCCCTTTCCTCCCGGCGGCTTGAGGCAATCGCAGAACTGACTCAGGAAGGGATTTTTGCCGGCATATTATTAATGCCTGTGCTGCCGTTCATTGAGGATACGGAGGAGAATATCAGCCGGATTATTGATCTTGCTCATCAAAAAGGGGCAAAATTTATCTATCCTGCCTTCGGGGTAACCTTAAGACAGAATCAAAGAGCATGGTATTATGAAAAATTGGCTGAATTGTTTCCATCCCTTAAAGAAAAGTACATAGAAACCTATGGGAATGCCTATGAATGCCGTTCCCTTAAGGCCGGGGAATTGTGGAGTTTATTTCAGGATAAATGCAACCAATACGGGATTCTTTACAAAATGCCCGACATCATAGCGAGTTACAAAGGGCCTTGCCGACTGGAGCAGCTTTCCTTGTTTGAATAG
- a CDS encoding pyridoxamine 5'-phosphate oxidase family protein produces MMKDVKQTIGNLIDKQNVSFIGSVDEEGFPNLKAMLPPRKRDDLKTFYFTTNTSSKRVAQYRENPKACIYFCDKRFFRGVMLKGVMEVLEDAASKEMIWQEGDTMYYPQGVADPDYCVLKFTANTGRYYANFSSEDFIIENTGG; encoded by the coding sequence ATGATGAAAGATGTAAAGCAAACCATCGGCAATTTAATTGATAAACAAAATGTTTCTTTTATAGGTTCGGTTGATGAGGAAGGGTTTCCAAACTTAAAGGCCATGCTGCCGCCGAGAAAAAGAGATGATCTTAAAACGTTCTATTTCACAACCAACACTTCGTCAAAGCGTGTGGCTCAATACCGTGAGAACCCCAAAGCATGTATCTATTTTTGCGATAAAAGATTCTTTCGTGGCGTCATGCTTAAAGGTGTGATGGAAGTATTGGAAGATGCGGCCAGCAAGGAAATGATCTGGCAAGAGGGTGACACTATGTACTATCCCCAAGGTGTTGCCGACCCAGATTACTGCGTATTGAAATTTACGGCAAATACAGGACGGTATTATGCTAATTTCAGTTCGGAAGATTTTATTATTGAAAACACAGGGGGCTGA
- a CDS encoding DUF4177 domain-containing protein has translation MESFEYKTLFTDAKGILGGKVDQNAFQNELNQLGSQGWELVSTVAAAQSYGSTRWIISTFKRRIR, from the coding sequence ATGGAAAGTTTCGAGTACAAAACACTGTTTACTGATGCTAAAGGAATATTAGGAGGTAAAGTTGACCAAAATGCCTTCCAAAACGAATTAAACCAATTGGGTTCACAAGGATGGGAACTGGTAAGCACCGTGGCTGCCGCTCAGAGCTACGGCAGTACAAGGTGGATTATCTCGACATTTAAACGCAGGATAAGGTAA
- a CDS encoding ABC transporter ATP-binding protein yields the protein MKKTPVLSASHVVAGYDHKIILNTIDLVIPSHKISVIIGANACGKSTLLKTLARLIKPVSGEVAIDGKPISTIPPKQLARVLGLLPQSPVVPEGIAVADLVSRGRFPYQSFLKGLGKKDYEAVEEALEIMGITELANRSVDELSGGQRQRVWIAMALAQQTDILLLDEPTTFLDITYQVEILDLLTDLNRKRGTTIVMVLHDINLSARYADYIFAVHQGNLIAQGAPREIISADLMKQVFGLDCVVAQDPVSGSPFIVPRGRYHGGGEATAK from the coding sequence ATGAAAAAAACACCTGTACTTTCGGCCAGCCATGTGGTGGCCGGTTATGATCATAAAATTATTCTCAATACCATCGATCTGGTGATTCCCAGCCATAAAATCAGCGTGATCATCGGAGCTAATGCCTGTGGTAAATCCACCTTGTTAAAAACTCTGGCCAGGCTGATCAAACCTGTTTCCGGTGAGGTTGCTATTGACGGCAAGCCCATCAGCACCATTCCCCCCAAACAGCTGGCCCGGGTGCTGGGCTTGCTTCCCCAGTCTCCGGTGGTCCCGGAAGGAATCGCCGTGGCGGACCTGGTTTCCCGGGGGAGGTTTCCTTACCAGAGCTTTCTTAAAGGCTTAGGGAAAAAGGATTATGAGGCTGTGGAAGAGGCTCTGGAGATTATGGGAATTACAGAACTTGCCAACCGCAGTGTGGATGAATTGTCGGGAGGCCAGCGTCAAAGGGTCTGGATCGCCATGGCTCTCGCCCAGCAGACGGATATTTTGCTCCTGGATGAACCGACCACCTTTCTGGACATCACCTATCAGGTGGAAATCCTGGATCTGCTGACGGATTTGAATCGGAAGCGGGGGACCACCATCGTTATGGTTCTTCACGATATCAATCTGTCCGCCCGCTATGCAGATTATATCTTTGCCGTTCATCAAGGGAATCTGATTGCCCAGGGGGCCCCCAGAGAGATTATCAGCGCAGATTTGATGAAACAGGTCTTTGGACTGGACTGTGTGGTGGCCCAGGACCCGGTATCCGGTTCGCCCTTTATCGTACCGCGGGGAAGATATCATGGGGGAGGGGAAGCGACTGCCAAGTAG